cgTTATTTTTTCGATTCAATAGAGATTGTTTAAGTAATAGAGTGGATACATGTTTAAAGTGTTTATTGTGATTCTCATAATCGAAATAGTTTATAAAAGTCAgagtaaataataaagtgatagaaaaaatgtttaaagtCATAGGGATTACATATTAAGTCTAAATGctcaaaaacattaaaaaagaaaaaaagaatgtttaatacaaaattaagctcaaagtaatgaaattaaaatagagaGAACTTACAAAATCAGCTAAAAgtcaattaattttctttttcattatttttccaCTTATAGAcacttttttttgtcaaatttggaTGTACAATGCAAATAATCAATCTTATGATTTGATAATCATTTCTGTCTACAACTAATCAATTCAACTTCTAAAGTGgtctgaaaaataaatttagtcaAATactttacttaaaaaaataaaaaattaaactgtgTCTTTGATTAACTCATTGATCTAAATTTCATAGGTTGAAAAATGTACAAATTAAATAGCCACAAACTAAACTCTTAATCCTTTTATACAAACTTCATAGGCTTTTTCTAGTTGCTCATCTAACACATCCACCCAAGCAAGTGAAACATTTGAGTGTACCCTACTCGACTTGACATCGATCTCAATCAActtcagaaagaaaaaaagttcatcATAAATCTCatatttatgttgttttgttCACTCAATTCAACAAATGACAAAGTCGGAAGGATTATTCCTTTTTCTAATAAACCCCtcaataatattacattttaatgTTCGTGTATCATTTTCACGAACCAATCTCAGCACAACCCACGTAAATTTGTAAGAGTGATTCTCCTATTTGCGAAATAGAATTGtacatataagaaaaaagaagagaaaaatgatgTGGGAATTTGGGAATGAATAAGCACAGCAAATTggtaaaaaattgaatcattCGTTGATTCTTCCAATGTTCATCAAACTTAACTTCAACCATATAAGCTCTAGGAAGAAGAGGTTACACATCAAAGATCAGTCACAACAGAttcaaattttccaattaCATGAAAACTTGTGGAATGCAGCTGATGAATATAGgtagaattttcattttctatcttTAATTTGTACATAGAATTTGTTCGATCTAGGGGAAAAGAATCAATCTGATGTTATACAAATAGGGTGGAGAAGCAGTAATCGATCAATCTATCAATCAAAGAGAGAGCAAGGTGAAAGAAGAAGCTATTCAGAGCATGGATTTATCAAACGATTCAATTGCAAATCGTCAAATACTTTACCATCAATGCCGCCACTTGCAACCATCTTCAACAATTCCACCGCCTTGGTTTTCCCCTTCTCGCTGCCGTTCACAGCCACATCCGCAATCTCGCTCAAGATTCCAGATCCTAAATCCTTCACATCTTCCGCCGCCCTATCGCCGCCCCATTTAGCTAAATTCAACAACGCCGATACCGCGTTCTCCTTCGTTCTCAAACTCGAACCAGTCCCCGAATCCAACAAATCCACCAAAACCCCCAATCCAGAAACCCTACGAAATGCCAATTCGCTCTCTTCACATCCCGCCACCTGCGCAACCACCGCCGACGCATCTTCGACAATCCCAGCGTGACCGCCGACCACAACCAAAGAGAATAGCGGCGGAATCACCCCAAGATCTACCATAGTAGATCGATTGGACTGGTGAAGCGCAATTCCAAACAACGCTTTCAAAGCATCCTTAATGGATCTCTGAGGAGATTTCCTATACTTAAGAATATCAACAAGAGAATAGATTATATCACGCTTGGAACCAATAATCGGGCGGTACTCATCCACAACGAGAAGACTATGAAGAGTGGCAGCACAGGATTGAACAGcagaggaggaggaagaggaatTATGGTGGCTAAGCACATGAGAAATCGCATCGAGAAGGCCGTGAGTGGACATTAAGGCTTCACGCGAAGATATAGAGAGGTTGAGAAGCGTAGCGGCGGCGTCTTCTTGGGGAAGGTGAGAAGAGGAATACAGAGTTTCAGACAAATAAGGAAGAGCACCGGCATGGACGATGAGAGAACGGCTTTGGGCGTCGTTTTTGGTCATCAATCGAAGCTCGGACAAGGATTCGCATCGGATTTGCTCGGAGACGGAGCTGAGGCGAGAGACTAAAGTGGAAACTGCACGGCCCTTAACCTCCATAATGGAATGGAATGGAAACGAAGAATCCGAAAGGAATTTGAAGGGGAAAATAAAATGGATTGGGTCGAAGGAAGAAGACGGGAGGGAGGGTTTGGTTTGGTGGGAACTAGGCTGAAATGACTAAAATACCCTCAATGTGGAGATGTAAATGTGGCTGACGCCGAGGGGCAGTGGGGTCCATTAAATTTCAGCCGCCCAGTTTTCGCTCTTTggaataataatcataaaaacttTATGCGTTCCGTTCAAACTTATCATTtacataaaatcaaatcaagtttttcaaaataaggAAAAACAAACCTCACTCAACCAATTACTTATTcaacttttaatatataacaaaaccacttttattgtcatatttgtaatatataagaacaaatttttactttgttatcggaaataaataaaataatatattttttttttggagaaaagttatttttaaaaaaattgttactgACTTCTGAGTTTTTATTATGCATTTAAATTTCCAAGGAACATtgacttttaattatttgtttttcatatcAAACATTAATAAAGTAGtatgaataattataaacaatGGATCTTCATATaaagtattaaaaatatgtgaGATTAGGGAATGAAGTGTGAACACAAAATTGGTCAAATATTCCACAATCCATTTCAAAGCATttcaccaaaaacaaaaagagtcTTAAAACTTTCTTATGTTCCCCAATCTTCCTTTGATTGtctcttttccattttcaaaagaatcTCATTCATTCACCTATTCCATTTCTATTAACAAGTTCCAGTTATGCAACAATCTATAAAGTTGTGAAGTTTGAATCGAACTAAGATCTATTTGggttatataaaagaaaaaagagttgcACAATTTAGATTAGAGCTAATTTCTATCTATCTGTAGAGAATGTGGATtctatcaaagaaaaataaatgtagaGAATGTGGATGAATTGTGGGGattgaataataattgtaGTGTGTTATTTAATGAAACTTGTAATAGTTGTACTCTCTTACACACATACACAACAACATGGGGAACAATATCTGAACctatcaaattataaataaataaataaaatcttcttttcttcttttgttaatgTTAAAGGAGACATTCTTTTGTTAATGCAAGTTGaattctttttgttcatatagTTTTTTCACATCAATTTTCACCACAATTTCCACAAATCATTTATTTGgatactaaaatttcaaaatcatctaATACAACactgttcttcattttttttatatgataaaatggaagtatctttatttttcattcatgGTATTTTGGtacatttcattaattaaagaagaagaagaagaagaagaattagtGGACATCAATGTTTCTATATTCtataagttaaatataatacaaacattaattaatttttcaaacaaattaactaAATCCATTTGATTTCGTTGactttttcaatttccaaCTTCCAAGTTGCCttcaaagatatatatacatattcaaCTTAGGGCCTCACTAATTCAATTGCTTCAttagataacaaataaatgaaataagaaaaaaagaagaagggttTAGAATAAGAGAATGATTCAAAATTGGTTTGTATATGCTGAACCAACTCCAAAATTACTCaaagccttttctttttactattcCCCCTCTCTAAAATCccaataattaaaactaaaaaaagaaagagaggttCAAAACCAAGCTAGGGTTTGTGTATACTGAAATTTGTAAGATGTGATATTAATGGAGAACAGGACTTTTCAAACACATAAAATATGACATTATTTATCCTATAAACTAACTATGTTGCCTCCCAATTTGGAAGATTTGCAGTTGCTTCATTCACCATCTTTACCAAGGTTATCTGCAACATATGGAAACAACCAAAGCTGATATAAGCTTATGATACCAAAAACAAGAGATAGAGAAGGAAATTCAATGTTTATGCATTTATATGATTATAAAGTGTTTAGTATGTGTCCTAGTATTTGATACGTGCAAGACGCTTAAGTATTTGTCCTTCTTAGGCTATTCATTCTTTTGGGAACCAGATATAGCAGAAATCTATAAGGAACATGCATTATTCGGCAGGGTTTCTTCGTTTTATGCATTTTCTTGTTTACTCGTATGGCCAAACATGATTTCTACACTAAGTTCTTACCCATGTTATGATTAAGCTACATATTTGCTCATACCACGATAAGAATCATATTTGAACGGTTGAAAGgttaaacaacaacaacactGACAAACTTAACCTGATTCTGTTGAAATAGGACACAGTGTAAATTAGTGACTCAAAGAAATAGTCAAAGATCAGCAACAAAATCCATGCTTCTCTTGGCactaaacaagaaaatgaagtttgaaacaaaccaaaaagaaaaaaagaaaaactgagTCTCTTCAGAAACTGTGCTTAGGTAGAATCATGCAGGACCCTCATTTCAAAACAGTAAATGGCAATAGAGGAAGACAAGGGGAGTGGTTTTCGGGAAACATACCACACTTTCAGGAACTCCTCGAGGGGGTAAAGGTATGTTTTTCGGTGGAGGTCCACGTAAATGCGACCTCTTGTCAAATCGCCACTCACCAATTTTACCATACGTCAATTCCCCCTGATAATTTTCAGGTAAGAGAGTTCATGAAATGACATAAACAATAGAAATGATCAGATATCCATGCCAGATGTTTGCACTccgaaaattgaaaagaaggaaCGAAGGCTAAGAAAATCCACCTTTAAGTTGTAGTCACATCCATAAGTATAATGTATAATGAACTTTCTACCAATGGCCAAGTCCCATGGTGGCTGAccaattagaaaagaaaaagaaaatctcaaGATTGGTTTCGATATGTAGAAGAAGCTATCCATCATTTTAGAATTGAAGTAGGTCATACCTGCAACATAAAATCTTTCCGAAGAACATGTTGCACACCGTGCAAAGCAGAAGCAACTGCATAAGCATACCTAAGAAAAAAGGGAGCTTCAGAAGACATTTCACTAGagatttttggattttctagAGTGGTCTAATATAGAAGAGAAGACAAAaggtttctttttccaaaactTACATTTCTAGCACCCATCCAAAAATTTTATCTGCCTCTGGATCCTCTTTCATCTTCAATGAAATATTCATCCAGGTTGGCGCAATCTTTTCAATCAAATCCTGATAAACAGAACCCAGTTAGCACATCGAACAATAAAGGTCAACGTACAAAGAAAATAGCCTTTTATTGGTGAATACAGAAATGACAACAGGGAAAAGATTTTACCAAAAATTATAAGAGGGtaagaaatgaaatgttaaaaatagtCGTGACTCGTAATGTGATCGCTAACTCGGTATACTAAGATTTCTTAATAAAAGAGAAGTGCCATAAATTTCCACATCCATTTTGCGTTATGCAGGAAAATGTCGTTATGCCTGCCCGCAATATTAATCTTAATCCAGGtcttaattttgagagaaatcACCTTCCTAATAATTACAGGGGAGTTGCCAATTGGATCGATATTATTTACGGGACCATATTCCTCAGGGAAAAACTTTCTCagaattttatgattttgatctGGTTTGATgtagaaaaatggaaaggcAGCTGGATAACCTCCATCAGATAAATTAGGAAGCGGattaacaaatatatgatCTGGTTCTGCCATTAGTATATATctacaacaaaagaaaacaaaaagaataagataCTTAAGAATTCAAATAGCAATATTTATTAAGAGTTCTATACTTCAAtgattttacataaaattctCACTCTTCCTCTATTGTAGCCTTTTCCAGCCACTGCACAAATGCCCACGGTCTGTTCAAGACAATGTAGCCCTGAGAACAGAATATAGAGTTTAATGAAATACGAAAAAGAATCCTACACATTTGAAAACAAGACATTACAGTTCAtgagaaagaaacaatgaGTACATCCAAAGTAACAATAACTGAGTTAAATGAAGACAAAGAAGGATGTGCAAAGAAATCTCACCCGGTCCATACCAGCAGGAAGAGGATCTACCACCATAGTAGGAATTTCATCCATTAAGTTATCTGGTTTTCCCGAATGTAAAATACGAGTGAACCCTCCCATCTCAGATTGAggcaaattttttttcttcttgtaccAGTAATACATAATACGACACTGCCATTTGCTGTAAGGAGCGTCAGTCGCTGTCAAAGCAACATGAAAAGGTGACTttgtcttctttcttttcaccTTCTCCGGCATTTCAATGATGGGATCAGTAGATAAATGATTATATGAGTCATGTCCAACTTCCCTTCCCACAGATCCATACTGAATAATAGCCGTCACCAAATTATAAGTTACAAAGCAGAAGGTAAGAGCCAAGAGGACCAGAAATAGTGGGGAAGCCTGTCCAGTATTCTTCCTCCCAATCATAGTAGATATTTTTGAGATCCAAATCAAGGACTTCCAAAATTCATTATAGGATGAGTTTCCTGAACTATAGTAGCATGGGAAACCACAAAAAATCCATGAaacctttctctttctttcaaatacAAGCAACAGGAGCAACAAAATGGACCTCCTTTACAGTATTTAACTTGAGAAGAAGAGTTTGATTGCCACGGAAGTTCATTTCACTGCccacaaaaagaataaaggaGGGATTCCACATCATTTTATAGCAAAGCAATCAATGATATTCTAGTTCAAAACCACACAGAAGAAAGAGCTATCATCAATATATGAtggcaagaaaaaaaaaatctccttGACATAATCAAGGTTAGAGAATGGTACTATTCTGCAACAACAGCCATTATTAGGTGAAGTGATCTTGATATATTAACCTCGCTGTGAAAGCCACAATCATATTTCAAGTTAGcatcataaaaagaaaaaaacaacctATAGTGACTGCTTCAAGTTCAAAATGGAATATCCGAAAGAAATGATGGTCTAGTAAAATCTTGAAATGAAACATAATTGTGGGAGTTCTGCTCTAGAATGCAACTTTCTTCTACAGATATAActcccccctcccccccccccccccccccccgaaaaaaaaaagggaaaaaattggagaaaggAACATAACAAACACTCCTTAACAATTCAGGGCATCTTCATAACTCTTAAAGATCTAAGCTATTGTGAATTTCTAGACTCAAAACATCACATTTCATACACAACCTTCAACATCAAAGTCAGAATGCAGAAACAGTACAGAAACTAACAAAAGAGATCTTAATGGTGGATGAAACACTTCATTCTTCAGAAAGATGCAAATCACAAAAATGGGCAAAAGGGTGGGGggaaaatcaaaagaattgaGCATTGACTTAAGAATCCTGCAAAAACAATCCATCATTAACCAACAAAGAAGCCCAGAAAAAGTCAACGATCAAGGTGCAAGAAAAACAACAGGAGAAAACAGAATAAAGGATCAAAAGCAGAGGAAAAGGGGGTGAATTACAGGTGGTGTTGGTGGCATTGATCGAAAATACAAgcatagaaataaaaaattatgaaaattatgaaatgttTTCACATGAAGAGAAGTTAAACCTTGAAGAACATGAGGGAGTCGGGGAAGAAGAAATGGGTGTCGTGTTGGAATCGAGAACAAACAGAGAGAtctggaaaataaaaattgagtaTTGTGCGTACCGTGCGGACACTCTTCGTGAACGTTCATTACTTCTGCCTTTTcctctatttaatttaatcataattaacttcatattttataattattttttaaatttaaaacatttcaaaatatttacaagtcaTATTTACTTTACCTCATTTAACTATACTACAAATAGAGAAAAGCTCGTGATttagtatataataatattttaaaaaaatgataaatacgGTCGAATCTAACTATGATAGACTCTATAGATGATAACTTCTAGTAGCAATAGATGGTTTAGAgtataacaaaaagaacaaaattttagaaatcgTACTatagaagttgaagaaaagttaccataaatttcaaaaagagaATACTAAAAGCAAAATCATATCTAAATTGGttcatatatttgtaaaatgttcatttttttttctatctacAGCAATTCTCCATtgctatcaataataaattatgattGAAATCGAATTAAGCTTTGCAATTTAATATCATTATCATATCATCCTCATCCTTAAATGAACTTGATATTAgatcataatttaaaaaagatatgtGATGgttaacttatttattattggtaGAGTTTTTGTGgatttatcaaactttttagtaatgaatgagaaatattttcttaaaagaaaaaaaaaagaacaaagagaaatattcattttctataCGAATTTGCCTAAAactgaaataatatttagttttctaaatttagGTTTCCGTCTGTCAAATTTTCGATTTCCCGTAATGGTTTGTGTACTAATCAGTATTtaaattatggttttttttcttttcttttttgtcattactcttccatatatttttttattaaaagatcataaaaatagcaaaataaatcaaatattcatgtaaaataaattgagtataatgaattttgttccAGTGAGTTTTATTTCCATTAGTATACAAAATAGGTGTAGTCGAGTAGAGTATGCAttggagtatttttctttttaatttctagtaGGAActctttatttcatttattttgttttccttttctcctaATCCAAACTTCAAATCTATGCATGAAATGGTCACTAATTTCGTGAACActctcttttcaaaatattattttaatttctgtattttaaattattttgtttcgttctttataatttctaatctttttttaagcTATAAATGgtatattttcaattccacgagttacatttacaaaattttaaaaattgtttttaatggGACTGATTGTTGGATCATTAAGAATTTACTTCATcgaatataaaagaaattaaatttgagtttagtgtatcattgattaaaaaatattttaaaaaatgaagaaaaaatttatcacaTCAAATTATTCTTAGACGACTGAACTCGGtacataaaaaattgatacaataaaaaatgtacTAACATTTAACGAAAGtgatgtttttcttcttatttgatgtttattaattaggaaAATTGACCCAATAGACATCTTAATTAAGACAAAAAAGCTATTAGAAATATACATGAATCCaaacaacaaatgaaaatgaaagaacatTTACATTTTCGTCTTCACATATCTCATGTTTGTGCCGTTGGATGCTTCAAACAATCTACGACGTTGCACAATCCAATTGACCTAACTATATCTCCCAACCTGTCATACATcactttgattaatatatcaCATTCGAATAATATTCTACCAATTTTAGATGCATTATTTTTCAGACAAAAAAGatagaagaggaaaaaatattatgatatgaaaaaatatcGTTTCAGATCAAAGAACAACTGCAATGCTAAAGCATAATACATAGATTATTTGTTCTTCTCTGggaatattattgatagactacATTTCGCAGTCcaatataactatatatatgtttggaGATGTTATATTTAAAGTAGAGGGGCTCACCGATCAAAGCTATTTCTCGGTTTTTCTGAGTTGTTTCTCGACTTCAACAACCGATCCGTGCTGTTCCTCGACTTGTCGATGTTGACCTCCTTGAGCTTGTAATCAATGCTTGGACGTCTTGATTTCTCAAAACGACtgctactactactactattGCTAACTCTAGAACTGGGAGTTCTTTGATCAATTTGGTGTGGATTATTAATGAGACGTTGTTTATggttgttgttttttagagGACGATGTAGTTTTTGTACAGCAGAAATGAAGTTACGAAGATGAGTTAAGTATTGTGGAAAAAGTTCCAAGTCACAATGGTTCCCTCCTTTCAGCCACAAAGGTTCATACTTGTCTTTGCACAACTCCCACAGTTGCCTTCCATGGGAACAATCCACAACCTCATCCTCAGTTccctaaaataacaaataacaaaattattattatttacttttcaacATGAAACCCCTACTTAATACCGTgtttaaattaacaaactgCAAAACTATAAACTTATAACTTGGCAGAACATGCATATACTCACATGAATCACTAAAACTGGACAATCAATGAGTGGAATCTTGTCAATGTTCTgcaacaacaaaacaaaacaaaaccaggATTACTTAGACTTGTCATGCATGTGATGAATTCAATCACATTCAAagttgtaaagaaaaagaaagggaaaccttGTAAATGTCAAACCAGAAAGTTTTTCTGAGAGGAGGGTAGAGAACACGGAGGCCGGAGAGAATAGGGGAGTGGAGGACGACGGCTGTGGCCGCCGGCAGCCGTGTGGCAAGTTCTAAAGTGGGGCCACTACCCACTGATTGTCCGTACAGAAtgatttcctcttcttttacTCCGTACGTTTCTTGTAAGCATTTGTACGCTGCTTCTATGTCCGCATACGTGTCTTCTTCACTTGCCTATAACCAAACCCAGCCCAAACGTTCATCGTTTCcctcttaaatcaccaattcaaacttaaaaacttGTATTCTACTAAGTGAaggttatttgattttgtattttttatgtatGGATTACTAAAAGtaactttaataatttaaccaaaagaAACTTTAAATTTGGAGATGGCTGCTGAAGGGATAAAAATCACAAATTAAATGCTTTCTATTATTGCTGTATAAACATACCTTTCCAGACGACTGTCCATACCCAGAATAATCATACCTACATATAACATACCATAAAAACACACTTTAGAATTTCCTAACATTTAATGGTAATTATGTATACAATATGTATATAACcgtttaaaaataatcattatgaaaaatagtttttaatataCCTAATAAAAACCCATTTCCAATAACTCAAAATCAagtcaattcaatttcaaaatcgaCTGTCAActcaattcaattcattttcattcatgtatagtatatgaatcaaCACTAGAAAATAATGTGTCAAATCAAGACcaaggaaaatggagaaaaaaaatagttgcaaATGGATTGCATTCATCttacttaaatttttaattataacaacAATTATCTCTTAAACTTctaaaagaactaaaatgaaCTCTTAAGCTTTagaataaatgtaaaaattagACTTATGTGTAAATGGTAAAAGTACTAAAATTGGAGAGTTCGAGGGTATAATTAACTAACCCCATAATGTTGACACCCAAATGAAGACTAAGTTGAAAGAGAAGTTGATAAATCTGGCCAAGATCTGCAGCATTTCCATGAGAATAAAGCATTGTCAATGAAGAACAACAAGAAGAGTTATTCTTCACATACATTCCCACAATCTCATTCCCTCTCCTTGTCTTCACCTTCAACACATCcacattttctctctcctccaCATTCGACATCCTCAATTTCCCCACCTCCTCCTCGTCGAGGTACACACTAAtagaaacacaaaaaatacaatatttataatctgTACGTAAGTACTACTCATCAACTTATATAGCAAAAAAGTTATACTTCACTGTATCAAAACTAAACAGAAGGTGGTTCTGTGTTAGGACTTCTGTTAACCTGTAAGATGGGGGATCGGGTGGGAAGAATGCAAACTTGGCCGCCATTGAGGAAGCTGCTGACCCCATTGAGAAAAGATGGATCCAAGCTAGAATTATGATCAATTTTTGGTG
This DNA window, taken from Cucumis sativus cultivar 9930 chromosome 6, Cucumber_9930_V3, whole genome shotgun sequence, encodes the following:
- the LOC101212247 gene encoding protein spotted leaf 11, giving the protein MEVKGRAVSTLVSRLSSVSEQIRCESLSELRLMTKNDAQSRSLIVHAGALPYLSETLYSSSHLPQEDAAATLLNLSISSREALMSTHGLLDAISHVLSHHNSSSSSSAVQSCAATLHSLLVVDEYRPIIGSKRDIIYSLVDILKYRKSPQRSIKDALKALFGIALHQSNRSTMVDLGVIPPLFSLVVVGGHAGIVEDASAVVAQVAGCEESELAFRRVSGLGVLVDLLDSGTGSSLRTKENAVSALLNLAKWGGDRAAEDVKDLGSGILSEIADVAVNGSEKGKTKAVELLKMVASGGIDGKVFDDLQLNRLINPCSE
- the LOC101220530 gene encoding hydroxyproline O-arabinosyltransferase 3, which gives rise to MIGRKNTGQASPLFLVLLALTFCFVTYNLVTAIIQYGSVGREVGHDSYNHLSTDPIIEMPEKVKRKKTKSPFHVALTATDAPYSKWQCRIMYYWYKKKKNLPQSEMGGFTRILHSGKPDNLMDEIPTMVVDPLPAGMDRGYIVLNRPWAFVQWLEKATIEEEYILMAEPDHIFVNPLPNLSDGGYPAAFPFFYIKPDQNHKILRKFFPEEYGPVNNIDPIGNSPVIIRKDLIEKIAPTWMNISLKMKEDPEADKIFGWVLEMYAYAVASALHGVQHVLRKDFMLQPPWDLAIGRKFIIHYTYGCDYNLKGELTYGKIGEWRFDKRSHLRGPPPKNIPLPPRGVPESVITLVKMVNEATANLPNWEAT
- the LOC101220301 gene encoding alpha/beta hydrolase domain-containing protein 17C; this translates as MGSAASSMAAKFAFFPPDPPSYSVYLDEEEVGKLRMSNVEERENVDVLKVKTRRGNEIVGMYVKNNSSCCSSLTMLYSHGNAADLGQIYQLLFQLSLHLGVNIMGYDYSGYGQSSGKASEEDTYADIEAAYKCLQETYGVKEEEIILYGQSVGSGPTLELATRLPAATAVVLHSPILSGLRVLYPPLRKTFWFDIYKNIDKIPLIDCPVLVIHGTEDEVVDCSHGRQLWELCKDKYEPLWLKGGNHCDLELFPQYLTHLRNFISAVQKLHRPLKNNNHKQRLINNPHQIDQRTPSSRVSNSSSSSSRFEKSRRPSIDYKLKEVNIDKSRNSTDRLLKSRNNSEKPRNSFDRLGDIVRSIGLCNVVDCLKHPTAQT